In Maylandia zebra isolate NMK-2024a linkage group LG12, Mzebra_GT3a, whole genome shotgun sequence, a single genomic region encodes these proteins:
- the smim15 gene encoding small integral membrane protein 15 has translation MIDVQAWAEYVVEWAAKDPYGFLTTIILALTPLFIASALLSWKLAKMIEARDREQKKKQKRQENIAKAKRTKKD, from the coding sequence ATGATCGACGTGCAAGCATGGGCAGAGTATGTGGTGGAGTGGGCTGCCAAAGACCCCTATGGTTTTCTCACAACTATCATACTGGCTCTCACCCCTCTCTTCATTGCCAGCGCTCTGCTGTCCTGGAAGCTGGCCAAGATGATCGAGGCACGTGACcgcgaacagaagaagaagcagaaacgTCAGGAAAACATAGCCAAAGCCAAGAGGACCAAGAAAGACTGA